Proteins encoded by one window of Arachis hypogaea cultivar Tifrunner chromosome 1, arahy.Tifrunner.gnm2.J5K5, whole genome shotgun sequence:
- the LOC112708391 gene encoding serine carboxypeptidase-like 2 translates to MNMLRERRHSSVRMATLLSSNCYSDNHGVLLLLLLLLLQISSQLANCGSIVKFLPGFQGPLPFVLETGYIGVGENEDVQAFYYFIESENNPKVDPLMLWLTGGPGCSAFSGLVFEIGPLGFQNEEYNGSLPNLVYRPYSWTKTSSIIFVDLPVNTGFTYARSESATARSDSLLVNQTHQFLRKWLTEHPQFFSNEFFVGGDSYSGIPIPVIVDEISRENEEGVQPWINLQGYLLGNAATTRVEKNYQIPFAHGMGLISDELYQSLQTNCRGEYIKVDTRSALCSRDLKSFDEMTSGLNKAHILEPSCEFGSPKPLKTSWRRSITENYPLKFVSNTRLRLPPLNCRTYGYFLSSYWANDDKVRNALNIRKGTKKEWQRCTYNIPNKEDIPSSFPYHVKLSRKGYRSLIYSGDHDMNVPFMATQVWIRSLNYSIVDDWRPWYTNGQVAGYTRTYSNMMTFATVKNGGHTAPEYKPEECLDMYSRWISNRPL, encoded by the exons ATGAATATGCTCAGAGAAAGAAGACACAGTTCAGTGAGAATGGCTACACTACTAAGCTCAAATTGTTATAGTGATAATCATGGGGTCCTACTTCTCCTTCTTTTGTTACTACTACAGATCTCATCTCAACTTGCAAACTGTGGCAGCATAGTGAAGTTCCTTCCAGGGTTCCAGGGACCCCTTCCTTTTGTTCTTGAAACTGG GTATATAGGAGTGGGTGAAAATGAAGATGTGCAGGCTTTCTACTATTTCATCGAGTCAGAGAACAATCCTAAGGTGGATCCTCTCATGTTGTGGCTCACCGGTGGTCCTGGATGCTCTGCTTTCTCTGGCCTTGTCTTTGAAATCG GACCACTTGGATTTCAAAATGAGGAATATAATGGGAGCTTGCCAAATTTGGTCTATAGGCCATACTCATGGACAAAG ACAAGTAGCATTATATTTGTAGATTTACCTGTTAATACAGGCTTCACATATGCCAGATCAGAATCTGCCACAGCGCGAAGCGACTCATTGCTagtcaaccaaactcatcaatttCTTAGGAAG TGGCTAACTGAGCATCCACAATTTTTCTCAAATGAATTTTTCGTCGGAGGCGATTCATACTCCGGTATTCCTATTCCAGTAATTGTTGATGAAATTTCACGAG aaaatgaagaAGGAGTCCAACCTTGGATAAATCTTCAG GGGTACCTTCTGGGGAATGCTGCAACAACCCGAGTTGAGAAAAACTATCAAATCCCATTTGCTCATGGAATGGGACTAATTTCTGATGAACTATACCAG TCACTGCAAACAAATTGTAGAGGAGAATATATAAAAGTAGACACTAGAAGTGCATTATGTTCAAGAGATCTCAAGTCCTTTGATGAG ATGACATCAGGACTCAATAAAGCCCATATTTTGGAACCTTCATGTGAATTTGGTTCACCTAAACCATTGAAGACTTCTTGGAGACGATCTATAACCGAAAACTATCCTTTGAAGTTCGTCAGCAACACTCGTCTCAGATTACCACCCTTGAACTGCCGG ACTTATGGATACTTCCTTAGTAGTTATTGGGCCAATGATGACAAAGTACGGAATGCGCTAAACATACGAAAG GGAACAAAAAAGGAATGGCAACGCTGCACCTACAATATACCCAACAAGGAGGATATCCCTAGCAGCTTTCCATATCATGTAAAGCTCAGCAGAAAAGGCTATCGTTCGCTGATATACAG CGGCGATCATGACATGAATGTTCCTTTCATGGCGACTCAAGTGTGGATAAGATCGCTAAACTACTCAATAGTTGATGATTGGAGGCCATGGTATACAAATGGCCAAGTTGCAGG ATATACAAGAACTTACTCCAATATGATGACATTTGCAACTGTTAAG AATGGAGGGCACAcagctcctgaatacaagcctgAAGAATGCTTGGACATGTATAGTAGGTGGATCTCTAACAGGCCATTGTAG